In Vibrio crassostreae, one DNA window encodes the following:
- a CDS encoding MerR family transcriptional regulator produces the protein MYRISELAELVGLSRSTLLYYGKLGLIEAQRQSNGYRLYSEKDLQRVRLLQQLQAGGLTLKECQACLDAKIDRGLLENRLKQLDEELVQKQRSRDLLAAMLGEGGLDEWHESMDKLAPDAHLDWLIKQGFDEKQALRLKWLSKDMNEHDQYMADFGAIFEDLERLGPGTVEDTLAALAQVPVTPKRVLEIGCGKGIATKVLAKALVEHQTDVQITALDNDQPSLDILSQQALELGLESNIKTVCASMMDLPFEAKSFDLIWSEGSAYIMGVQKALKQWRKLLIDDGILVVNDLVWNTENPNESIKVFWQKEYPDMTTVAERIKHAKAAGYQVLDDFAMSDAGWLAYYQPLQKQVESLKATMLNSKALADCDNEIKQFFSNSELVEGSQGSAKRDFDYHFFVLKKVQ, from the coding sequence ATGTATCGTATATCTGAACTGGCCGAATTAGTTGGGCTGAGTCGTTCCACATTGTTGTATTACGGCAAGCTAGGTTTGATTGAGGCTCAACGCCAGAGCAATGGTTATCGTCTTTATTCTGAAAAGGATCTACAACGTGTTCGCTTGTTACAGCAATTGCAAGCGGGTGGGCTGACGCTCAAAGAGTGCCAAGCTTGTTTAGATGCAAAGATAGATCGCGGTTTACTGGAAAATCGCCTCAAGCAGTTGGACGAAGAGCTCGTTCAAAAGCAACGATCACGCGACCTACTAGCAGCAATGCTAGGTGAAGGTGGTCTAGACGAGTGGCATGAGTCGATGGATAAGCTTGCGCCAGATGCACACCTCGATTGGTTAATTAAGCAGGGCTTTGATGAGAAACAAGCGCTGCGATTGAAGTGGTTATCGAAAGACATGAATGAACATGATCAATACATGGCGGATTTTGGCGCTATCTTTGAGGACTTAGAGCGTTTAGGGCCAGGAACGGTTGAAGATACCTTAGCAGCATTGGCACAAGTTCCGGTTACACCTAAGCGCGTACTTGAGATTGGTTGTGGCAAAGGCATCGCGACCAAGGTGTTAGCGAAAGCCTTAGTTGAACATCAAACGGACGTGCAAATAACAGCGTTAGACAATGATCAACCGAGTTTGGATATTCTGAGTCAACAAGCACTAGAACTTGGTCTCGAAAGCAATATCAAAACGGTATGTGCAAGCATGATGGATCTACCGTTTGAAGCTAAGTCATTCGACCTGATCTGGTCAGAAGGTAGCGCTTACATCATGGGTGTTCAGAAAGCACTTAAGCAGTGGCGGAAGCTACTCATCGATGATGGCATCTTGGTCGTGAATGATTTGGTGTGGAACACCGAGAATCCAAACGAATCAATCAAAGTATTCTGGCAGAAAGAGTACCCAGATATGACCACGGTAGCTGAACGTATCAAGCATGCAAAGGCGGCGGGTTACCAAGTCTTGGATGACTTTGCGATGAGCGACGCCGGCTGGCTTGCCTATTATCAGCCTTTGCAAAAGCAAGTCGAGTCTTTGAAAGCAACGATGCTAAATTCAAAAGCGCTCGCAGATTGCGACAATGAAATTAAACAATTCTTCAGTAACAGCGAACTTGTGGAAGGTTCTCAAGGCTCAGCTAAGCGTGATTTTGATTATCACTTCTTTGTGTTGAAGAAAGTACAGTAA
- a CDS encoding carboxymuconolactone decarboxylase family protein: MSNFKIHSIESAPAQSKPILEGAKKQMGRVPGLFGVLAESPNTLKAYTQLHQAFSDSSFDAEELTVVWQTINVEHECHYCVPAHTGIAHSMKVDPAITEALCNRTAMPTEKLQALHNFTLSMVRNRGNVPANEMEAFFAAGYGQQQVLEVILGLSQKVISNYVNHVAKTPVDKVFEQFAWQG, from the coding sequence ATGAGCAACTTCAAAATTCACTCAATAGAATCAGCACCCGCGCAGAGCAAACCTATTCTTGAAGGCGCTAAAAAACAGATGGGGCGAGTTCCAGGCTTGTTTGGTGTGTTGGCTGAATCCCCAAACACGCTTAAAGCTTACACTCAGCTTCATCAGGCGTTTAGTGACTCATCTTTCGATGCTGAAGAGCTAACGGTGGTTTGGCAAACCATCAACGTTGAACACGAATGTCACTACTGCGTCCCAGCTCATACTGGCATTGCACACTCAATGAAGGTTGATCCGGCAATTACTGAAGCACTGTGTAATCGCACCGCAATGCCAACTGAGAAGTTGCAAGCACTGCATAACTTTACGCTGAGTATGGTACGCAACCGCGGTAATGTGCCAGCAAACGAAATGGAAGCATTCTTCGCAGCGGGTTACGGCCAACAGCAAGTTTTAGAAGTGATTCTTGGCCTGTCACAGAAAGTGATCAGTAACTACGTAAACCACGTTGCTAAAACGCCAGTAGACAAAGTATTTGAGCAGTTCGCTTGGCAAGGTTAA
- a CDS encoding LacI family DNA-binding transcriptional regulator — protein sequence MATIKDVAALAGVSTATVSRVLNRTCYVEPITLERVERAVKELNYHKDARATALASRSSNTLGLLTGNLADPFFALVAKSVEEVARTNGYQLVVVSGGHNAQREKEGLDFLISQGCEAMVIHSKMLDDTTLLRYSAQLPAMVLLNRTIAQISNRSVWVDNKLGSQISVQHLIELGHRKIAYVSSDLPIQDRTDRLQGYQEAMKAANIEIQPNWIINQNFSESGGEAAGDILVNQCPEVTAAVTFNDVMAAGLMTSLQDQGISVPNDISVIGFDDVLLARYLYPRLTTMHNPIDEMSTYAANLAIKLKAAGYAPPKQHKFEATLVERQTVKSIKH from the coding sequence GTGGCAACAATAAAAGATGTAGCAGCACTTGCAGGGGTTTCAACAGCAACGGTTTCTCGTGTATTAAACCGAACCTGCTACGTTGAACCTATCACGCTAGAGCGCGTAGAACGTGCAGTAAAAGAGCTCAATTACCACAAAGATGCTCGCGCAACAGCCTTGGCAAGTAGAAGCAGCAATACGCTTGGATTACTGACTGGCAACCTTGCCGATCCATTTTTTGCTCTGGTCGCGAAGAGTGTCGAAGAAGTGGCTAGAACCAATGGTTACCAATTGGTCGTGGTAAGTGGCGGACACAATGCTCAGCGAGAAAAAGAAGGCCTCGACTTTCTTATCAGCCAAGGTTGTGAAGCAATGGTCATTCATTCAAAGATGCTCGATGACACCACGTTACTGCGTTACTCCGCTCAATTACCTGCAATGGTTTTACTCAACCGCACGATTGCTCAAATATCAAATCGCTCTGTATGGGTAGATAATAAACTCGGATCTCAAATATCAGTACAGCACCTCATCGAGCTGGGTCATCGAAAAATCGCCTATGTCTCGAGCGACCTTCCAATCCAAGACCGAACAGACCGTTTACAGGGCTACCAAGAAGCGATGAAAGCGGCCAATATCGAAATACAGCCTAATTGGATCATCAACCAAAACTTTAGTGAATCAGGTGGTGAAGCGGCGGGTGACATCTTAGTAAACCAATGCCCCGAGGTCACAGCCGCCGTCACCTTCAATGATGTAATGGCTGCAGGCTTAATGACGAGCTTGCAAGATCAAGGCATCTCGGTTCCCAACGATATTTCTGTGATCGGCTTTGATGATGTTTTGCTCGCTCGCTATCTTTACCCTCGGTTAACCACCATGCACAACCCTATCGACGAGATGTCGACTTATGCGGCTAACCTTGCCATAAAACTTAAAGCCGCAGGATACGCCCCTCCTAAGCAACATAAATTCGAAGCGACACTGGTTGAAAGGCAGACGGTTAAGTCAATCAAGCACTAA
- a CDS encoding amino acid permease: MKLFGSSLILSGTALGAGMLAIPMVLAQFGFMISSVLMLLIFIGTTYSALLLAEACTKTKDNSGMSSVAYLTLGSKGKHFINALFYLLLVCMLIAYILGVGDIIHKLLLDVGVNISASAAYTVFSLFMGVIVVAGKSYIDKLNRGLFIMMVVMLFIVIASLFSNIRLDYLTQTSQYTANDVVQYSAVIFTSFASMVVIPSLVIYNREATQKQIRNMILLGSVIPLVCYLTWLFAIIGNLGTDAISQFHNISELISAFSGQSAWLKVVIALFSALALVTSFLGVSMALYDQNKDAVTNNKALAYALTFILPLVLAELFASQFVSMLDYAGMVLVFLAIWGPLAMVVKVRRPDFPHLQTEGSYTAAGGDTALMATFGFGALIFVSWFMG; the protein is encoded by the coding sequence ATGAAATTATTCGGCAGTTCCCTAATCCTTTCAGGGACTGCATTGGGGGCTGGCATGTTGGCTATCCCAATGGTGTTGGCCCAATTTGGCTTCATGATCAGTTCAGTGCTGATGCTACTTATCTTTATCGGCACGACTTACTCTGCACTCCTACTGGCAGAAGCGTGTACTAAAACTAAAGACAACAGTGGAATGAGCAGTGTTGCTTACCTCACTCTGGGCAGCAAAGGTAAACACTTTATCAATGCACTCTTTTATCTGCTGCTGGTATGCATGCTCATCGCCTATATCTTGGGTGTCGGTGACATCATCCATAAGCTGCTGCTCGATGTTGGCGTAAACATCTCTGCATCTGCTGCTTATACGGTTTTCAGCCTATTTATGGGTGTGATTGTGGTAGCGGGTAAGTCTTATATCGACAAGTTGAACCGTGGCCTATTCATCATGATGGTGGTGATGCTGTTTATTGTTATTGCCTCTCTGTTCAGCAATATTCGTCTAGATTACCTAACTCAAACTAGCCAATACACGGCCAATGACGTGGTGCAGTACAGCGCGGTTATCTTTACTAGCTTTGCCTCTATGGTGGTGATCCCGTCACTGGTTATCTACAACCGTGAAGCGACTCAAAAGCAGATCCGCAATATGATTCTGTTAGGTTCAGTGATTCCGCTAGTGTGCTACCTCACTTGGTTATTCGCGATTATCGGTAACCTTGGCACAGACGCGATCAGCCAATTCCACAACATTTCAGAGCTGATCTCTGCGTTTAGCGGACAATCTGCTTGGTTGAAAGTGGTGATTGCTTTGTTCTCTGCTTTAGCCTTGGTGACTTCTTTCCTTGGTGTTTCTATGGCGTTGTACGACCAAAACAAAGACGCGGTGACCAACAACAAAGCGTTGGCTTATGCGTTGACCTTCATCTTACCTTTGGTATTAGCAGAGCTGTTCGCTAGCCAGTTTGTCAGCATGCTCGACTATGCAGGTATGGTGCTGGTGTTCCTAGCTATTTGGGGACCACTCGCAATGGTAGTTAAGGTTCGCAGACCTGACTTCCCTCACCTACAAACCGAAGGCAGCTACACAGCAGCCGGTGGCGATACCGCACTGATGGCAACATTTGGTTTTGGCGCGCTAATTTTCGTGTCTTGGTTTATGGGTTAG
- a CDS encoding GNAT family N-acetyltransferase, protein MKNTMKFRQYDSSEIETITQLFTQTFTDSEGENEGKTVGKLAKDLLTTTDPTELLCFVAEDDTRELGSTIVGAIIFTPLSFDDETKAYLLSPVAVSTQVQKRGIGQKLINFGLQTLKEQGVELAVTYGDPSYYSKVGFEQITTEQIPAPFELSYPHGWIAQSLTGGEIKVASEQSSCVEALAHAEYW, encoded by the coding sequence GTGAAGAACACCATGAAATTTAGACAATATGATTCAAGCGAGATCGAAACGATCACGCAACTTTTTACTCAAACCTTTACTGATTCAGAAGGCGAGAACGAGGGTAAAACAGTAGGTAAGCTTGCCAAGGATCTTTTAACGACCACAGATCCAACAGAGCTACTTTGTTTTGTCGCGGAAGATGATACTCGTGAATTAGGAAGCACAATTGTAGGCGCGATTATTTTTACTCCGCTTTCATTTGATGACGAAACTAAGGCTTACTTGCTCTCTCCAGTAGCGGTGAGCACTCAAGTTCAAAAGCGTGGGATCGGCCAAAAGCTGATCAACTTCGGCTTACAGACTCTAAAGGAACAGGGTGTCGAGCTTGCTGTGACATACGGTGATCCTAGTTACTATTCAAAAGTAGGTTTTGAGCAAATCACTACTGAGCAGATCCCAGCACCATTCGAGTTGAGCTACCCTCACGGTTGGATCGCTCAATCGCTGACTGGCGGTGAAATCAAAGTGGCGAGCGAACAGTCTAGCTGTGTTGAAGCTTTGGCTCATGCTGAATACTGGTAG
- a CDS encoding MalY/PatB family protein, whose product MNSFDNTINRRNTGSVKWDFMEQKLGLEGSDLLPMWVSDYDFQAPQQVLDRLAQDIAHGIFGYSERQDDYYQAVIDWFKNQHNADIEKEWITTIHGVLPGIAMALQMLTQVNDQIVIQSPGYGSFRKIIELNDRRVLNNPLIESDGHYQLDFAHLEDCFASGAKALIFCNPHNPTGRVWSEQEILQVAELCQKHDVWLISDEIWSDLALTSNIFHSTLKLPSSLTDKLIVATAASKTFGLSSLRISNFIIPNAELKEQFVRRLDAHGMDCFNNLSMSAATTAYQECQAWLADLKQYLQDNIETLSGFLKTELPHIRFTKPEATYLAWLDCRAMKLSDTELEQKIIDAGIVPSMGCAFGEEGSGFIRLNLGCPAEVLADALVRLKAALSADN is encoded by the coding sequence ATGAATTCTTTCGACAATACGATTAACCGCCGAAATACAGGGTCGGTAAAGTGGGACTTTATGGAGCAGAAGCTAGGACTGGAAGGGTCTGACTTATTGCCAATGTGGGTGTCTGACTACGATTTCCAAGCTCCTCAGCAAGTTCTCGACCGTTTAGCTCAAGATATCGCTCATGGTATTTTTGGGTACTCAGAACGTCAGGATGACTATTACCAAGCTGTGATTGATTGGTTTAAAAACCAACATAACGCTGACATCGAAAAAGAGTGGATAACCACGATACATGGTGTATTGCCGGGTATCGCAATGGCGCTGCAAATGCTCACGCAAGTGAATGACCAGATCGTTATCCAAAGCCCAGGTTACGGTTCATTTCGTAAGATCATCGAACTGAATGACCGCAGAGTATTGAACAACCCGTTGATTGAATCTGATGGTCACTACCAGCTTGATTTTGCTCACTTGGAAGACTGCTTTGCGAGTGGCGCCAAAGCATTGATTTTCTGCAACCCACACAACCCAACAGGCAGAGTATGGAGCGAACAAGAGATCCTGCAAGTCGCCGAGCTTTGCCAAAAACACGATGTATGGCTGATCAGTGATGAGATTTGGAGCGACCTAGCGCTAACATCCAACATATTCCATTCAACATTGAAACTACCAAGTTCGCTAACCGACAAACTTATTGTGGCAACTGCGGCCAGTAAAACTTTTGGCTTATCATCATTAAGAATTTCGAACTTCATCATTCCAAATGCAGAATTGAAGGAGCAGTTTGTTCGACGTTTAGATGCTCATGGCATGGATTGCTTCAACAATCTATCAATGTCCGCAGCGACCACTGCATATCAAGAGTGTCAAGCTTGGTTAGCGGACTTAAAACAGTACCTACAAGACAACATAGAAACGCTGAGCGGATTCCTAAAGACAGAGTTGCCTCATATTCGTTTCACAAAGCCCGAAGCGACGTACCTAGCATGGTTAGACTGCCGTGCAATGAAATTAAGTGATACTGAGCTTGAACAAAAGATCATTGATGCTGGCATTGTACCGAGTATGGGATGTGCCTTTGGCGAGGAAGGTTCAGGGTTTATTCGTTTGAATCTAGGGTGTCCTGCAGAAGTATTAGCGGACGCTTTGGTGCGACTTAAAGCGGCATTAAGTGCAGATAACTAA
- the nhaC gene encoding Na+/H+ antiporter NhaC produces the protein MNNSKPLPSFGLALAPIAVMFALLAIGYGVLGLRIEVLLLISATFTACIAWKMGYNWDDIINAIVEKLAKAMPVILILVSVGGLIASWMISGTIPYMVYWGLKVISAEYILIAAFFVTVVVSVCTGTSWGSAGTVGVALMGVAAGLDVSLAAAAGAVVSGAYFGDKISPLSDSTNFAPVVSGTTLYEHIQHMLYTTLPGFVIASVVFFFAGQSADIANVGEPEKVTQILAGLDSLYNFNILLIIPPVMILWGALTKKPVLPLMLGASALAIVLGMVLQGFSLQQGFQAYVDGFNVALFEAKGTAIDGLIPDVSKLLNRGGLFSMMSTILLVFCAFSFAGVLSLTGALNVVLGRFLHMIHSTGQLIASTVIATITVVFTTSDGKLALLIPGELFQNAYRKMGLDTKNLSRSIEDAGTIIEPLVPWTAAGIYMASTLGVATLDYLPWAIQCYTGVVFALIYGFTGFGIARAKPEQSEDSVETSLAHSTK, from the coding sequence ATGAATAACTCAAAGCCTCTACCATCGTTCGGATTAGCATTAGCGCCCATCGCCGTTATGTTTGCGCTACTTGCTATTGGATACGGTGTTTTAGGACTTCGCATTGAAGTTCTGCTACTCATTTCTGCGACTTTCACCGCATGCATTGCTTGGAAGATGGGCTACAACTGGGATGACATCATCAACGCGATTGTTGAGAAACTTGCAAAAGCGATGCCTGTTATCTTGATATTGGTTTCGGTGGGCGGTCTTATCGCAAGCTGGATGATCAGTGGCACAATCCCTTATATGGTTTACTGGGGGCTTAAAGTCATCAGCGCTGAATACATACTTATTGCTGCCTTTTTCGTTACTGTTGTTGTCTCTGTATGTACTGGTACTTCTTGGGGATCTGCGGGCACGGTTGGTGTTGCACTTATGGGCGTTGCGGCCGGTCTAGATGTATCATTGGCAGCTGCCGCGGGTGCTGTTGTTTCTGGCGCATATTTTGGCGACAAGATCTCCCCTCTTTCAGACTCAACTAACTTTGCGCCTGTCGTTTCAGGCACCACATTGTACGAACACATTCAGCACATGCTTTACACAACGCTGCCTGGGTTTGTGATTGCATCAGTTGTCTTCTTCTTTGCAGGCCAAAGTGCAGATATCGCGAACGTAGGTGAACCAGAAAAGGTCACTCAAATTCTTGCGGGACTGGATAGCCTATACAACTTCAATATCCTTTTGATCATCCCACCAGTGATGATTCTGTGGGGCGCACTCACCAAAAAGCCTGTTCTACCACTGATGTTAGGTGCGTCTGCTCTTGCGATTGTATTAGGTATGGTTCTACAAGGTTTCTCTCTACAACAAGGTTTCCAAGCTTATGTCGACGGCTTCAATGTCGCTCTGTTTGAAGCGAAAGGTACAGCGATTGATGGACTAATTCCTGATGTGTCTAAGCTGCTAAACCGTGGTGGGCTGTTCTCAATGATGAGCACCATCCTACTGGTTTTCTGTGCGTTCTCTTTTGCAGGTGTTTTAAGCCTAACCGGCGCTTTGAATGTGGTACTAGGTCGTTTCTTGCATATGATTCACTCAACAGGACAACTTATCGCATCAACAGTGATTGCAACCATCACAGTAGTATTCACGACCTCTGACGGTAAATTAGCACTTCTTATCCCTGGTGAACTGTTCCAGAACGCTTACCGTAAAATGGGGCTAGACACTAAAAACCTATCTAGATCCATTGAAGACGCAGGCACAATCATCGAACCACTGGTTCCTTGGACTGCGGCAGGTATTTACATGGCAAGCACGCTCGGTGTAGCGACGCTAGATTACCTACCTTGGGCAATCCAATGTTACACCGGTGTCGTTTTCGCTCTGATTTATGGCTTCACTGGGTTTGGTATTGCACGTGCAAAGCCTGAACAGTCAGAAGACTCCGTAGAAACTTCTCTAGCTCACAGCACTAAGTAA